In Methanothermus fervidus DSM 2088, a single genomic region encodes these proteins:
- a CDS encoding Phosphomethylpyrimidine kinase (COGs: COG1992 conserved hypothetical protein~InterPro IPR019293~KEGG: mth:MTH861 hypothetical protein~PFAM: Phosphomethylpyrimidine kinase~SPTR: O26949 Conserved protein~PFAM: Archaeal phosphomethylpyrimidine kinase): MVHMKEIVMLKKALKILTYSKAFAFLIPETGTNIVMSKKNPKNKEDIAGIPGRIRKFKDKAIVCEDPKFGASSHLANLILTLQKYDPEKRSAINIKYDKKIIKIAKDINLTISSYDRREEPKKIKEKEGSTISWGAKAAIDKIGQIPDLIYHKGDWGKEPMINIVGTDPINLAKLTVKIAKIYVGEKI; encoded by the coding sequence TTGGTTCATATGAAAGAAATTGTCATGCTTAAAAAAGCATTAAAAATATTAACATACTCTAAAGCTTTTGCTTTTCTTATACCTGAAACAGGGACAAATATTGTAATGTCAAAGAAAAATCCAAAAAATAAGGAAGATATAGCAGGGATTCCAGGAAGAATAAGAAAATTTAAGGATAAAGCTATAGTATGTGAAGATCCAAAATTTGGCGCTTCCTCACATCTCGCAAATTTGATTTTGACATTGCAAAAATACGATCCTGAAAAAAGAAGTGCTATAAACATTAAATATGATAAAAAAATTATTAAAATAGCTAAGGATATAAACTTAACAATATCAAGTTATGATAGAAGAGAGGAGCCAAAGAAAATTAAGGAAAAGGAAGGAAGTACGATATCTTGGGGTGCCAAAGCAGCTATAGACAAAATTGGCCAAATTCCAGATTTAATATATCACAAAGGAGATTGGGGAAAAGAACCAATGATAAATATTGTTGGGACTGATCCAATCAATTTAGCTAAGTTAACAGTAAAAATTGCCAAAATTTATGTTGGTGAAAAGATATGA
- a CDS encoding UDP-glucose pyrophosphorylase (COGs: COG1210 UDP-glucose pyrophosphorylase~InterPro IPR005771: IPR005835~KEGG: mth:MTH634 UTP--glucose-1-phosphate uridylyltransferase~PFAM: Nucleotidyl transferase~SPTR: O26731 UTP--glucose-1-phosphate uridylyltransferase~TIGRFAM: UTP-glucose-1-phosphate uridylyltransferase~PFAM: Nucleotidyl transferase~TIGRFAM: UTP-glucose-1-phosphate uridylyltransferase): MKAVIPAAGLGTRLLPITKAQPKEMLPVFDKPAIQYVVEEAVAAGIDDILIITGKGKRSIEDHFDRSFELEYFLKKNNKNEMLNEIEEISELADIYYVRQREQKGLGDAIYCARKHVDGETFAVLLGDTITYSKTPCIKKLMEMYKIYKSSIVAVEEVPRKKVSRYGIIKGKELKKNIYLVEDMVEKPKIEEAPSNLAIIGRYILEPEIFDCIKETGPGVGGEIQLTDAMRLLDRVYAYKFSGKTYDIGNKIDWLKTSIEFALREKDIKEKLKPWLSKIIKQN, encoded by the coding sequence ATGAAAGCTGTGATACCTGCGGCGGGATTAGGTACTAGACTTTTACCAATTACTAAAGCGCAGCCAAAGGAAATGTTACCTGTTTTTGATAAACCGGCTATTCAATATGTTGTAGAGGAGGCTGTGGCAGCAGGAATTGATGATATACTTATAATAACTGGTAAAGGTAAAAGATCAATAGAAGATCATTTTGATAGATCTTTTGAATTAGAATATTTTTTAAAAAAGAATAATAAAAATGAGATGCTTAATGAAATTGAAGAAATTTCAGAATTAGCTGATATTTATTATGTAAGACAAAGAGAACAAAAAGGATTAGGGGATGCTATATATTGTGCGCGTAAGCATGTTGATGGAGAAACATTTGCTGTATTGTTGGGAGATACAATAACATATTCTAAGACACCATGCATTAAAAAATTAATGGAGATGTATAAGATATACAAATCCAGTATTGTAGCTGTTGAAGAGGTTCCAAGAAAAAAAGTAAGTAGGTATGGAATAATAAAGGGAAAAGAATTGAAAAAAAATATTTATTTGGTTGAAGACATGGTTGAAAAACCTAAAATTGAGGAAGCACCGTCAAACCTAGCTATAATTGGTAGATATATCCTTGAACCAGAAATATTTGATTGTATAAAAGAAACAGGTCCAGGAGTTGGTGGTGAAATACAACTAACAGATGCAATGAGATTGCTAGATAGAGTATATGCTTACAAGTTTTCTGGGAAAACATATGATATTGGAAATAAAATAGATTGGCTAAAAACTTCTATAGAATTTGCACTTAGAGAAAAAGATATTAAAGAAAAACTAAAACCTTGGCTTTCAAAAATTATTAAACAAAACTAA
- a CDS encoding conserved hypothetical protein (COGs: COG4090 conserved hypothetical protein~InterPro IPR009183~KEGG: mth:MTH862 hypothetical protein~PFAM: conserved hypothetical protein~SPTR: O26950 Uncharacterized protein MTH_862~PFAM: Uncharacterized protein conserved in archaea (DUF2124)): MKKISEFKGIKGNLNALKEAVGGCKKIAYAGVPGVCTPFAQLFAYALRDKDNIFIPNTDVKKARKLILTSYGVELGEKVEAKADALVLLGGLAMPKIGVDVEEVKKLINNVLTEEGKIIGACFMDVFRKAGWHKEINFDCIIDAVIKGSVLK; the protein is encoded by the coding sequence TTGAAGAAGATAAGTGAATTTAAAGGCATAAAAGGAAATCTTAATGCATTGAAAGAGGCAGTGGGGGGTTGTAAAAAAATTGCTTATGCTGGTGTTCCAGGAGTTTGTACACCATTTGCACAATTGTTTGCATATGCATTAAGGGATAAAGATAATATATTTATCCCCAATACTGATGTAAAAAAGGCAAGGAAATTAATTTTGACTTCTTATGGCGTAGAATTAGGTGAGAAGGTTGAAGCAAAAGCAGATGCTTTAGTGTTGCTTGGCGGTCTTGCAATGCCGAAAATTGGTGTAGATGTTGAAGAAGTTAAAAAGTTAATAAACAATGTTTTGACAGAGGAAGGTAAAATTATAGGGGCTTGTTTTATGGATGTATTTAGAAAAGCTGGCTGGCATAAAGAAATAAATTTTGATTGTATTATTGATGCTGTAATTAAAGGTTCGGTGCTTAAATAA
- a CDS encoding Protein of unknown function, nitrogen regulatory protein PII-related protein (COGs: COG4075 conserved hypothetical protein homolog of nitrogen regulatory protein PII~InterPro IPR019296~KEGG: mth:MTH1110 hypothetical protein~PFAM: Protein of unknown function, nitrogen regulatory protein PII-related~SPTR: O27182 Uncharacterized protein MTH_1110~PFAM: Uncharacterized protein, homolog of nitrogen regulatory protein PII) — protein sequence MKVHLQIFVEIENLGRVINILSKEGVTGFYLIEYRGVSPQEWEGFTIQEDPKSVVSFIKDVAQNAILVSCVVDKEKAYDIRKEINRKLSDVKYTIMEIPIKSIVVNFAD from the coding sequence ATGAAAGTTCATTTACAAATTTTTGTTGAGATAGAAAATTTGGGACGTGTAATAAATATACTTTCTAAGGAAGGAGTTACAGGATTTTATTTAATTGAATATAGGGGAGTATCTCCACAGGAATGGGAAGGTTTTACAATTCAAGAAGATCCAAAATCTGTTGTATCATTTATTAAAGATGTTGCACAAAATGCTATACTGGTATCTTGTGTAGTTGATAAAGAAAAGGCATATGATATTAGAAAAGAAATAAACAGGAAATTAAGCGATGTAAAATATACAATAATGGAAATTCCAATAAAAAGCATTGTTGTAAATTTTGCTGATTAG
- a CDS encoding N-acetylglutamate synthase ;glutamate N-acetyltransferase (COGs: COG1364 N-acetylglutamate synthase (N-acetylornithine aminotransferase)~InterPro IPR016117: IPR002813~KEGG: mth:MTH182 bifunctional ornithine acetyltransferase/N-acetylglutamate synthase protein~PFAM: arginine biosynthesis protein ArgJ~PRIAM: Amino-acid N-acetyltransferase~SPTR: O26284 Arginine biosynthesis bifunctional protein argJ~TIGRFAM: arginine biosynthesis bifunctional protein ArgJ~PFAM: ArgJ family~TIGRFAM: glutamate N-acetyltransferase/amino-acid acetyltransferase), producing the protein MQRVNGGVCTVKNIKASGCKNGKHGVGILLTKNCEAAGVFTKNKIKAAPVRLTKKVLRDGKLSAIVANSGNANCFTGKKGMEDAIKMQEITAEKLNLDPNEVAVASTGIIGLRMPMEKIIPLINKASLKLNNSPKASRKFAKAIMTTDTFPKEFAVEFRLKNGEKCRIGGVAKGAGMISPNMATMLSFITTDIDASADELYESLKIAVDRSFNMVVVDGDQSTNDMVLISSTRESGEIDEKFQTALNFLCEELAKMIAKDGEGATKFIEVIVKNAKSSEDAKKIAKSIVSSPLVKTAVFGSDPNVGRIIAAIGSTNCDVKEEKINIRLKSVTDVNIVKNGEIIKSKIPYARKVMNEKEIKIIVDLKFGNSSAKAYGCDLTYDYVKINSEYST; encoded by the coding sequence TTGCAAAGGGTAAATGGTGGAGTATGCACAGTCAAAAACATTAAAGCATCAGGATGTAAAAATGGAAAACATGGTGTTGGAATTTTATTAACAAAAAATTGTGAGGCTGCAGGGGTTTTTACAAAAAATAAAATAAAAGCAGCCCCTGTTAGATTAACAAAAAAAGTATTAAGAGATGGGAAACTTTCTGCAATAGTTGCCAATAGTGGCAATGCAAATTGTTTTACAGGTAAAAAAGGCATGGAAGATGCTATAAAAATGCAGGAAATAACTGCTGAGAAACTAAATTTAGATCCAAATGAGGTTGCAGTTGCATCAACAGGTATAATTGGTTTAAGAATGCCAATGGAAAAAATAATTCCTCTTATAAATAAAGCATCTTTAAAATTAAATAATTCCCCAAAAGCTTCAAGAAAATTTGCAAAAGCAATAATGACAACAGATACATTTCCAAAAGAGTTCGCTGTTGAATTCAGGCTTAAAAATGGTGAAAAATGTAGAATTGGTGGAGTAGCTAAAGGTGCTGGTATGATATCTCCAAATATGGCTACTATGTTATCCTTTATAACCACAGATATAGATGCTAGCGCAGATGAATTATATGAGTCTCTAAAGATTGCTGTAGATCGTAGTTTTAATATGGTGGTTGTTGATGGCGATCAAAGCACTAATGACATGGTATTAATTTCTTCAACTAGAGAATCTGGAGAAATTGATGAAAAGTTTCAAACAGCTTTAAATTTTCTTTGTGAAGAGTTAGCTAAGATGATAGCAAAGGATGGAGAAGGTGCAACAAAATTCATAGAAGTTATAGTTAAAAATGCAAAATCGTCTGAAGATGCAAAGAAAATTGCCAAATCCATTGTGTCTTCTCCACTTGTTAAGACAGCTGTTTTTGGATCTGATCCAAATGTAGGTAGAATAATAGCAGCCATAGGATCAACAAATTGCGATGTTAAGGAAGAAAAAATAAATATAAGATTAAAATCTGTTACAGATGTTAACATTGTTAAAAATGGTGAAATAATAAAAAGTAAAATACCCTATGCAAGAAAAGTAATGAATGAAAAAGAAATTAAAATTATTGTGGATTTAAAGTTTGGAAATTCCTCAGCAAAGGCATATGGTTGTGATTTAACATATGATTATGTTAAAATAAATTCAGAATACAGTACGTGA
- a CDS encoding protein of unknown function DUF447 (COGs: COG2457 conserved hypothetical protein~InterPro IPR016733: IPR007386~KEGG: mth:MTH863 hypothetical protein~PFAM: protein of unknown function DUF447~SPTR: O26951 Uncharacterized protein MTH_863~PFAM: Protein of unknown function (DUF447)) has protein sequence MQNLGLSKLKMERGALYETIVTTVNEDGSGNAAPIGVLCRNEKEITLYLYEGTHTLNNILREGKFAVNILDDPCIFALSTFTDLKLNYFKKYKGYVVLKDADAFFTNVVYKTRKINKKDSLGKSTLYLVNAKVKEIIMKNCIKPLNRATYAIIESLIYSSRFKIADKKTRERYIERIKEMKKLVKKVGTKKDKEVMKYIMQQVTRF, from the coding sequence ATGCAAAATTTAGGACTAAGTAAATTAAAAATGGAGCGGGGAGCACTTTATGAAACAATAGTTACAACAGTAAATGAAGATGGAAGTGGTAATGCAGCGCCAATTGGTGTATTATGTAGAAATGAAAAAGAAATAACCTTATACCTCTATGAAGGCACACACACTCTCAATAATATATTAAGAGAAGGAAAATTTGCAGTTAACATTTTAGATGATCCATGCATTTTTGCATTGTCAACATTTACAGATTTAAAACTTAATTATTTTAAAAAATATAAAGGATATGTCGTTTTAAAAGATGCAGATGCATTTTTCACAAACGTTGTTTATAAAACAAGAAAAATAAATAAAAAAGATTCATTGGGAAAATCTACTCTATACTTAGTAAATGCAAAAGTTAAAGAAATTATCATGAAAAATTGCATTAAACCATTGAATCGCGCAACTTATGCAATAATTGAATCTTTAATATATTCAAGTAGGTTTAAAATTGCTGATAAAAAGACTAGAGAAAGGTATATAGAACGTATAAAAGAAATGAAAAAACTCGTTAAAAAAGTTGGAACAAAAAAAGATAAAGAGGTTATGAAGTATATAATGCAGCAAGTTACTCGATTTTAA
- a CDS encoding N-acetylglutamate kinase (COGs: COG0548 Acetylglutamate kinase~InterPro IPR001048: IPR004662: IPR011148: IPR001057~KEGG: mth:MTH183 acetylglutamate kinase~PFAM: aspartate/glutamate/uridylate kinase~PRIAM: Acetylglutamate kinase~SPTR: O26285 Probable acetylglutamate kinase~TIGRFAM: acetylglutamate kinase~PFAM: Amino acid kinase family~TIGRFAM: acetylglutamate kinase), which yields MAKKIEVLIEALPYIKKFHKKKMLIKYGGHAMIDEDIMNSTARDIVLLKYVGIEPVVVHGGGPEISRAMKKMGKKPKFIDGLRITDEETMDIVKMVLVGKINTAIVGTICFHGGKAVGLSGKDGQLLIARKKAPQVITDKSGKKRKIDLGLVGEIEEIRPSIINLLTENDYIPVISPVGVDRNANTLNLNADTVAGEIASKINAEKLIILTDVPGILEDPKDPETLIKKLTVEELQELIKNGTIRGGMVPKALTCIEALNSGVSSAHIIDGRIKHSLLLEIFTDEGIGTMIVP from the coding sequence ATGGCAAAAAAAATAGAAGTTCTTATTGAAGCATTGCCATACATCAAGAAATTTCATAAGAAAAAAATGCTAATAAAATACGGTGGACATGCAATGATAGATGAAGATATAATGAATTCAACTGCAAGAGACATTGTTTTACTTAAATATGTAGGAATAGAGCCTGTTGTTGTGCATGGTGGAGGTCCAGAGATATCTAGGGCTATGAAAAAAATGGGTAAAAAACCTAAATTTATAGACGGATTACGAATCACTGATGAAGAAACAATGGATATTGTTAAAATGGTCTTGGTTGGAAAAATAAATACTGCAATAGTTGGTACTATATGTTTCCATGGAGGCAAGGCCGTAGGATTATCAGGAAAAGATGGCCAATTGTTAATTGCAAGAAAAAAAGCTCCTCAAGTAATTACAGATAAGAGTGGTAAAAAAAGAAAAATAGACCTTGGCTTAGTTGGTGAAATCGAAGAAATAAGACCATCTATAATAAATTTACTTACAGAAAATGATTATATTCCTGTTATATCCCCCGTGGGCGTAGATAGAAATGCTAACACTTTAAATTTAAATGCAGATACAGTAGCTGGTGAAATTGCAAGTAAAATAAATGCAGAAAAATTGATAATTTTAACTGACGTGCCTGGGATATTGGAAGATCCTAAAGATCCAGAAACACTCATTAAAAAACTTACAGTAGAAGAATTACAAGAATTGATTAAAAATGGAACTATAAGAGGAGGAATGGTTCCAAAGGCGTTGACATGTATTGAAGCTTTGAATTCTGGAGTATCTTCAGCTCATATAATTGATGGACGCATTAAACATTCATTGTTGTTGGAGATATTTACTGATGAAGGAATTGGAACTATGATAGTTCCATAA
- a CDS encoding 3-isopropylmalate dehydrogenase (COGs: COG0473 Isocitrate/isopropylmalate dehydrogenase~InterPro IPR011828: IPR019818: IPR001804~KEGG: mth:MTH184 multifunctional 3-isopropylmalate dehydrogenase/D-malate dehydrogenase~PFAM: isocitrate/isopropylmalate dehydrogenase~PRIAM: 3-isopropylmalate dehydrogenase~SPTR: O26286 Isocitrate dehydrogenase~TIGRFAM: isopropylmalate/isohomocitrate dehydrogenase~PFAM: Isocitrate/isopropylmalate dehydrogenase~TIGRFAM: 3-isopropylmalate dehydrogenase; isopropylmalate/isohomocitrate dehydrogenases) — protein sequence MGKKKVVVIKGDGIGKEVMDAALSVLSILDLNIKFIEAYAGYECFKKYGDTLPDESLKKAKKSDAILFGAVTTVPGQKSAIITLRKELDLFANVRPVKCYPGIECIRKDIDLTIVRENTECLYSGIERYTDEGAEAVRVITRKACERICEFAFKIANEKVTAVHKANVLKKTDGLFREVFYEVAEGYPEIEAEDVYVDAMALYLITKPQDFDVLVTTNLYGDILSDEAAGLVGGLGLAPSANIGEKNSLFEPVHGSAPDIAGKGIANPTAMILSSVMMLRHLGFEREGDLVENALIEVLREGKVTPDLGGNLKTMEMAEEIKKKIMELS from the coding sequence ATGGGAAAGAAAAAGGTTGTAGTTATTAAAGGAGATGGAATAGGGAAGGAAGTCATGGATGCCGCATTATCAGTGCTTTCCATCCTAGACCTCAACATAAAATTTATAGAAGCATATGCTGGTTATGAATGTTTTAAAAAATATGGAGATACTTTACCTGATGAAAGCTTAAAAAAGGCAAAAAAATCCGATGCTATTTTATTTGGAGCTGTCACTACAGTTCCTGGACAAAAAAGTGCAATAATAACTTTAAGAAAAGAACTAGACCTCTTCGCAAATGTAAGACCAGTTAAATGCTATCCTGGAATAGAATGTATTAGGAAAGATATAGACTTAACAATAGTGAGAGAGAATACAGAGTGCCTATATTCTGGAATAGAGAGATATACAGATGAAGGAGCTGAAGCTGTTAGAGTTATAACTAGGAAAGCATGTGAAAGGATTTGTGAGTTTGCATTCAAAATTGCAAATGAAAAAGTTACTGCTGTACATAAAGCAAATGTCCTTAAGAAGACAGATGGGTTGTTTAGGGAAGTATTTTATGAGGTTGCTGAAGGATATCCAGAGATTGAAGCTGAGGATGTTTATGTTGATGCAATGGCCCTCTACCTAATAACAAAACCACAAGATTTTGATGTTTTGGTCACAACAAATCTATATGGGGACATACTTTCTGATGAGGCTGCTGGTTTAGTTGGTGGTCTTGGATTGGCACCATCTGCAAATATAGGTGAAAAAAATTCGCTTTTCGAACCTGTACATGGATCTGCTCCAGATATTGCAGGTAAAGGGATTGCAAATCCAACTGCAATGATCCTATCCTCAGTTATGATGTTGAGGCATCTTGGATTTGAGAGAGAAGGTGATTTGGTTGAGAATGCTTTGATTGAGGTCCTTAGGGAGGGAAAGGTAACTCCTGATCTTGGTGGAAATCTTAAGACTATGGAGATGGCTGAGGAAATAAAAAAGAAAATTATGGAACTATCATAG
- a CDS encoding Glutamine--fructose-6-phosphate transaminase (isomerizing) (COGs: COG2222 phosphosugar isomerase~InterPro IPR001347~KEGG: mth:MTH860 glucosamine--fructose-6-phosphate aminotransferase~PFAM: sugar isomerase (SIS)~PRIAM: Glutamine--fructose-6-phosphate transaminase (isomerizing)~SPTR: O26948 Glucosamine--fructose-6-phosphate aminotransferase~PFAM: SIS domain) — MKYKMYNELQDQPKSIINTLKHEKSHMKEISEKFKDFDKIYLVGCGSSLSTCYSVRDALSMLYDTNIEVFTGYEFFYHKKISNKNAGVIFTSQSGETVDTIAALRKSQKIGIENVVITNEKNSTMAKECNDVILTRCGRESAIVATKTYVTQLFSLYYILFGMKENKKIIKELEALPKILRKIIDESEEKNKILAKKYKDKEIFYCIGSGPNYGLAYKLAMTMLMEGAHKHACPLYSGEFKHSLVERIENGIPVIILNADFPGDKLTIQALEFCKKVGADVLLYDMKDYCDIDKLLSPFVLVCPLEWFVYYLAHYNGKDPGSTRHIDKIRNNDDL, encoded by the coding sequence ATGAAATATAAGATGTATAATGAACTTCAAGACCAACCAAAATCTATTATAAATACTTTAAAACATGAAAAGTCCCATATGAAGGAAATTTCTGAAAAATTTAAAGATTTTGACAAAATATATCTTGTTGGATGTGGTAGTTCCTTGTCAACTTGTTATTCTGTCAGAGATGCATTGTCAATGCTCTATGACACAAATATCGAAGTATTTACAGGATATGAGTTTTTTTATCATAAAAAAATTTCAAATAAAAATGCAGGAGTAATTTTTACCTCACAATCTGGGGAAACTGTAGATACAATAGCTGCTCTCAGAAAATCACAAAAAATAGGAATTGAAAATGTGGTAATAACAAACGAAAAAAATAGTACGATGGCTAAAGAGTGCAATGATGTCATATTAACAAGATGTGGTCGTGAAAGTGCAATTGTGGCAACCAAAACATATGTAACACAACTTTTCTCACTTTATTATATATTGTTTGGAATGAAAGAAAATAAAAAAATAATAAAGGAGTTAGAAGCTCTGCCAAAAATTCTTAGGAAGATTATTGATGAGAGTGAGGAAAAAAACAAAATATTAGCTAAAAAATACAAAGATAAAGAAATATTTTATTGTATTGGCAGTGGACCAAATTATGGTCTTGCATATAAATTGGCAATGACTATGTTAATGGAAGGTGCCCACAAACATGCATGCCCTCTATATTCTGGTGAATTTAAACATAGCTTAGTTGAAAGAATTGAGAATGGAATTCCAGTAATAATATTAAATGCAGATTTTCCAGGCGATAAATTAACAATTCAGGCACTGGAATTCTGTAAAAAAGTAGGTGCTGACGTATTATTATATGATATGAAGGATTATTGCGACATAGATAAATTACTTTCGCCATTTGTTTTAGTTTGTCCTTTAGAGTGGTTTGTATATTATTTGGCACACTATAATGGTAAAGATCCAGGTAGTACGCGCCATATAGATAAAATAAGAAATAATGATGATTTATAA
- a CDS encoding conserved hypothetical protein (KEGG: hypothetical protein~SPTR: Q4N0N7 Putative uncharacterized protein) — protein sequence MGNLRYLVILILFIAVIAFICGSVVGIVIGISENFKNYGTMKINQYNITFPFHLTKVMENSFCLEK from the coding sequence ATGGGTAACCTTAGGTATTTAGTTATTTTAATTCTTTTTATAGCGGTTATTGCCTTTATTTGTGGTTCAGTAGTTGGAATTGTTATCGGAATTTCTGAAAACTTCAAAAATTATGGAACCATGAAAATAAACCAATACAATATAACATTTCCATTTCATCTAACTAAAGTTATGGAAAATTCTTTCTGCTTAGAAAAATAG